One stretch of Geoalkalibacter ferrihydriticus DSM 17813 DNA includes these proteins:
- a CDS encoding FG-GAP-like repeat-containing protein — protein sequence MKRLRFAGLILAFLALMAPVAGAEVFDKLKGDFAPVSGVVIMPVDGEFLIDADAAKGVVPGDLFAVVRSGERIVHPVSGEVIGTLDDAKAVLRVTRVRSGYSYAAPVGDASAISRGDAIRRYEHLSAVFWDYAEQGEGFFQQLRESLPVLDWHTYEAAQAQRPATVEAPLKYEAHLAFVARPGSLDVVGPGGQVVHSYPLSTAVQAAIPAAAPLPTPAPVLRAPTPIAPGIVAAPVPVAGGIQRVQEQQWEGVWVTAEIDGRPVGMEVADLSGDGRNEVAVLFYDRLEVGRLEGRDYHTLATLNFGGMERSLAIASADLDGNGRAELYITAVRDGRLASRVVVLEGNQLRISQSGIPWYLRSVDWLDEGRILLAQRMGTLESDFTGPIFRVGQTAGELSEGPAVDAPRQVSLFGFVPFVGRDGRTQFARLNYSDRLQVLDADGKVLWESSSRFGGSEVFFERMDPAASTVQDLREVMIHPNLGIGPAGEILVPASDGLRVSTRTRKLGPSRLVAMHSVGGLLREVWHTQPQDGYLVDFRLGDVTGDGRAEILQTVTFSRPILTGTGRAAVIVYDLQ from the coding sequence TTGAAGCGTCTACGGTTTGCGGGTCTGATTCTAGCTTTTCTGGCGCTGATGGCTCCGGTCGCTGGTGCCGAAGTCTTTGACAAACTCAAGGGCGATTTCGCCCCGGTCTCGGGCGTGGTGATCATGCCGGTTGACGGTGAATTTCTTATCGACGCCGACGCGGCCAAAGGCGTGGTACCCGGCGATCTGTTTGCCGTGGTGCGCAGCGGTGAACGCATCGTGCATCCGGTGAGCGGCGAAGTTATTGGGACTCTTGACGATGCCAAGGCGGTGCTGCGCGTTACACGCGTACGCTCGGGCTACAGTTACGCCGCTCCGGTCGGTGACGCTTCGGCCATCAGTCGCGGTGACGCCATTCGCCGCTATGAACACCTTAGTGCTGTGTTCTGGGATTACGCGGAGCAGGGCGAGGGTTTTTTCCAGCAGCTGCGCGAGTCGCTGCCGGTTCTCGACTGGCACACGTATGAGGCCGCGCAGGCCCAGCGTCCGGCGACCGTGGAAGCGCCGCTAAAATACGAGGCGCATCTGGCTTTCGTCGCGCGCCCTGGGAGTCTCGATGTGGTTGGCCCGGGCGGGCAGGTCGTACATTCCTATCCCCTGTCCACTGCCGTTCAGGCCGCTATCCCGGCCGCTGCGCCATTGCCGACGCCCGCGCCCGTCCTACGTGCGCCGACACCCATCGCGCCCGGAATCGTTGCCGCTCCCGTGCCGGTCGCCGGGGGTATCCAGCGTGTTCAGGAGCAGCAATGGGAAGGCGTTTGGGTGACCGCTGAGATCGACGGAAGGCCCGTGGGCATGGAAGTCGCCGACCTCAGTGGCGACGGCCGTAATGAAGTGGCGGTCTTGTTCTACGATCGCCTTGAAGTCGGACGCCTGGAGGGACGCGATTATCACACCCTGGCTACTCTTAATTTTGGTGGGATGGAGCGCAGCCTGGCCATTGCTTCCGCGGATCTTGACGGCAACGGCCGTGCCGAACTCTACATTACCGCCGTGCGCGACGGACGCCTCGCTTCGCGGGTGGTGGTACTCGAAGGCAACCAGTTGCGCATCAGTCAAAGCGGCATTCCCTGGTATCTGCGCAGCGTCGACTGGCTCGACGAAGGCCGCATCCTGCTGGCGCAGCGCATGGGCACTCTTGAAAGTGATTTTACCGGCCCGATTTTCCGCGTCGGCCAAACGGCCGGCGAATTGAGCGAAGGCCCTGCCGTGGATGCTCCGCGGCAGGTCAGCCTGTTCGGCTTCGTGCCTTTTGTCGGCCGCGACGGCCGCACCCAGTTCGCGCGCCTGAATTACAGCGATCGTCTCCAGGTGCTTGACGCCGACGGCAAGGTGCTGTGGGAAAGCTCCAGCCGCTTCGGCGGCAGCGAAGTGTTCTTCGAGCGCATGGATCCTGCCGCCAGTACCGTGCAGGACCTGCGCGAAGTGATGATTCACCCCAATCTCGGCATCGGCCCCGCCGGTGAAATACTTGTACCCGCCAGCGATGGACTCCGCGTCTCGACGCGTACCCGCAAGCTCGGCCCCAGTCGTCTGGTGGCCATGCACTCCGTTGGTGGTTTGCTGCGCGAGGTCTGGCATACCCAGCCGCAAGACGGTTATTTGGTCGACTTTCGCTTGGGTGATGTGACCGGCGACGGACGCGCAGAAATCCTCCAGACAGTCACCTTCAGCCGCCCCATTTTGACCGGTACCGGCCGCGCCGCCGTCATCGTTTACGACCTGCAATAA
- a CDS encoding sensor histidine kinase encodes MPAGLPLGLAPGRVAAVFAAAVLVGQLGVHLLLDLLPALTPWARPFVDFSVLLMLILISAYVFFYRPLCRARQEVAEGARLHNRQIVQAIEGERERLARDLHDDAGQYLTALKLAVATLERTPGAENPEILGQTRRLEQLIDQTRERVHEVVIRLRPPELAEKDLVGVLQALVVQCAQRFPQSRINFSSSGCRRRYDLEVETALYRVCQEGLCNAVRHGRSEEIVVDLLCRQGALQLRIQDNGAGFDCNDNQTRRDVFAGVGLVGMRERLAAVDGKLSIESVPGQGTLVEAWIPVGKGRK; translated from the coding sequence ATGCCTGCCGGCCTGCCGTTGGGTTTGGCTCCCGGTCGAGTCGCCGCTGTTTTTGCGGCAGCGGTGCTGGTTGGCCAACTCGGGGTGCACCTGCTGCTCGATCTTCTGCCGGCCCTGACTCCCTGGGCGCGTCCCTTCGTTGATTTTTCTGTTTTGCTGATGCTTATTCTCATTTCCGCCTATGTCTTTTTTTATCGTCCCCTGTGTCGCGCACGCCAAGAGGTTGCAGAGGGGGCGCGTCTGCACAATCGTCAGATCGTGCAAGCCATAGAAGGCGAAAGAGAGCGCTTGGCGCGCGATCTGCACGATGACGCCGGTCAGTACCTGACCGCCCTCAAGTTGGCGGTGGCGACTTTGGAGCGCACTCCGGGAGCAGAGAATCCGGAAATCCTCGGCCAGACCCGACGCCTCGAGCAGCTCATTGATCAGACTCGCGAACGGGTGCATGAGGTCGTGATCCGCTTGCGGCCGCCGGAATTGGCCGAAAAGGATCTGGTTGGTGTGTTGCAGGCCCTGGTCGTTCAGTGTGCACAGCGGTTTCCACAAAGTCGGATCAATTTCTCCAGCAGCGGGTGCCGACGCCGTTATGATCTCGAAGTCGAAACGGCGCTTTACCGGGTCTGCCAGGAGGGCTTGTGCAACGCGGTTCGCCACGGCCGTTCCGAAGAGATTGTTGTCGATTTGCTATGCCGCCAGGGCGCATTGCAACTGCGCATTCAGGACAACGGCGCGGGGTTCGATTGCAATGATAATCAAACGCGACGGGATGTGTTTGCCGGGGTCGGGCTCGTCGGCATGCGGGAGCGGCTCGCAGCCGTGGACGGCAAATTGAGTATTGAAAGTGTTCCCGGACAAGGTACTTTGGTCGAGGCCTGGATTCCCGTTGGAAAGGGCAGAAAATGA
- a CDS encoding response regulator, which translates to MIRILIADDHTIMREGVRLLLETQADLKVVGEACDGVEALELARKLKPDIVLLDVAMPRMNGIDTTRMLREAVPGSRVVILSMFEKELYAHQALNAGAYGYVLKAASGEELLAAIRSAAAGNYYLCRRVHASVIQAYLAGERPAAATSEYDELSEREKEVFALLVQGNSTIQIGKVLCVSAKTVEKHRTAISRKLGISNPIELVKYAVRIGIVDPESWKL; encoded by the coding sequence ATGATTCGGATACTCATCGCTGACGACCACACGATTATGCGTGAGGGAGTGCGCCTGCTCCTTGAAACCCAGGCCGATCTTAAGGTTGTCGGCGAAGCCTGCGACGGGGTTGAGGCTCTTGAGCTGGCGCGAAAACTCAAGCCTGATATCGTTCTGCTCGATGTCGCCATGCCGCGCATGAACGGCATCGACACGACCCGCATGCTGCGTGAGGCCGTTCCCGGATCGCGGGTGGTGATTCTCTCTATGTTTGAAAAAGAGCTTTATGCTCACCAGGCATTGAACGCCGGTGCCTACGGGTATGTGCTCAAAGCAGCTTCCGGCGAAGAGCTGCTTGCCGCAATCCGCAGCGCCGCTGCCGGAAATTATTACCTCTGCCGCCGGGTTCACGCCTCGGTCATCCAGGCTTATCTCGCCGGGGAGCGACCTGCCGCCGCGACGAGTGAGTATGACGAACTCAGCGAGCGCGAAAAGGAAGTCTTCGCCTTGCTGGTGCAGGGGAACTCAACCATCCAGATCGGCAAAGTCCTGTGTGTCAGCGCCAAGACGGTCGAAAAGCATCGCACCGCAATCAGTCGCAAGCTCGGCATCAGCAACCCCATCGAGCTGGTGAAATACGCCGTCCGTATCGGCATCGTCGATCCGGAAAGCTGGAAACTCTGA
- a CDS encoding multicopper oxidase domain-containing protein: MKRREFIKFSATGLSVVALGTMAEWPMFWRGSQAHASSFGLDRLNLEMVAVDAEMVDGIPVPMWAFKIAGDDHENEGMEHDLTAPRIPGPAMIALAGDRIRLRILNHIDDGNGNPMGGAHSFAIPGVTLTVDGEDVQQVTIPYGESVDIEFTAPQAGTYMYLDPLNAPVNRMMGLHGVLVVMPNPVGNNTPYLNPTSNIQALFDDLGTTAHFPGAPWDPVRNVIWVFNVIDSSRFALAAGSPNGVDPGQFQYTPTSGYLPDYFTLNGKSGFFSAQHHHHSEGVDTDHDNGGDGILSLTGGVHDLQSNISFRGAVGQPLLIRSLNAGNMWHSPHIHGTHVYSLAQANFLTGQRGLLNNLTMLDTWALPPGAIVDLLHPYNVPPDVPEWPLEDELFPLVYPMHDHNEITNTAAGGNYPQGIATHWQIDEDFDPSNPATGVIFVDRAELRVKTGQLLIEGRFSVPSQSDSDPIFLHAHGGGHDAPILTGRIRVGTDGRFSFRGRALKAMGSRFVTLMHHGEGHSIHAARSVPLRLR; this comes from the coding sequence ATGAAAAGACGAGAGTTTATCAAATTCAGCGCGACCGGCCTCTCGGTGGTCGCCCTGGGCACCATGGCCGAGTGGCCCATGTTTTGGCGCGGTTCTCAGGCTCATGCGTCGAGCTTCGGCCTTGACCGTTTGAATCTCGAGATGGTGGCGGTGGATGCCGAGATGGTAGATGGCATTCCGGTTCCCATGTGGGCCTTTAAGATCGCCGGTGATGATCATGAGAATGAGGGTATGGAGCACGACCTCACCGCCCCGCGCATTCCCGGGCCGGCCATGATCGCCTTGGCGGGCGACCGTATCCGGTTGCGCATCTTGAACCACATCGACGATGGCAACGGCAACCCCATGGGCGGCGCGCACAGCTTTGCCATCCCCGGCGTGACCCTGACCGTGGATGGGGAAGATGTTCAGCAGGTGACCATCCCTTATGGGGAGAGCGTCGATATCGAATTCACCGCGCCACAGGCGGGCACCTATATGTATCTCGATCCCTTAAATGCGCCGGTCAACCGCATGATGGGCCTGCACGGGGTGCTGGTGGTGATGCCGAACCCGGTGGGCAACAATACGCCCTATCTCAATCCCACGTCCAACATTCAAGCGCTGTTTGACGACCTGGGCACCACCGCGCATTTCCCCGGCGCTCCCTGGGATCCGGTGCGCAATGTGATCTGGGTGTTCAACGTCATCGACAGCAGTCGCTTTGCCTTGGCTGCCGGCAGCCCCAACGGCGTTGATCCCGGCCAATTCCAATACACGCCGACCAGTGGTTATCTTCCCGACTACTTCACCCTCAACGGCAAAAGCGGGTTCTTTTCCGCCCAGCATCATCACCACAGCGAAGGGGTGGACACGGACCATGATAACGGGGGAGACGGCATCCTGTCCCTGACCGGCGGCGTACACGATCTGCAATCCAACATTTCTTTTCGTGGGGCGGTGGGGCAGCCCCTGCTTATCCGCAGCCTCAACGCAGGTAATATGTGGCATTCGCCGCATATTCACGGCACTCATGTCTACTCCCTGGCGCAGGCTAATTTCCTCACCGGCCAACGAGGGCTGCTCAACAACCTGACCATGCTCGATACCTGGGCGCTGCCGCCCGGCGCAATCGTCGATCTGCTGCACCCCTACAATGTTCCGCCCGATGTGCCGGAATGGCCGCTGGAAGACGAACTCTTCCCGCTGGTCTACCCCATGCACGACCACAATGAGATCACCAATACGGCGGCGGGCGGCAACTATCCTCAGGGCATCGCCACTCACTGGCAGATCGATGAGGATTTCGACCCGAGCAACCCGGCGACCGGCGTCATTTTCGTCGATCGTGCCGAGTTGCGCGTGAAAACCGGGCAGTTGTTGATCGAGGGCCGCTTCAGTGTGCCGAGCCAGAGTGACAGCGATCCGATTTTTCTCCATGCGCACGGCGGGGGGCATGACGCGCCAATCCTCACTGGCCGCATCCGGGTTGGAACGGACGGACGCTTCAGTTTCCGCGGCCGCGCTTTGAAAGCCATGGGCAGCCGTTTCGTCACGCTCATGCACCACGGCGAAGGGCATAGTATTCACGCCGCGCGCAGCGTTCCTTTGCGCCTGCGTTAA
- a CDS encoding multicopper oxidase domain-containing protein: MATIPRDLGSPFNPDDPIDRAEFEGFAADVPNTRTMIQAVQTPPAIPNANSVRAHKLFHPNFIALLQDLPNDADFPTPDEVVADVILSRSGRRRDADIFPPNDPNANNGIRVWSFRDDEDLLPDRWPAPTIRVREGDIVHTRMSNSHGPHSIHHHGIEPTPVNDGVGHLTMEIGGPHDAEDGGGEYLYQWKAAEAGTYFYHCHRNTVLHFELGMYGPLIVDALEPPGETELVAPYADGGPGYTLLENAPTRYDKETFWVVDDIDLRWHGVEGDNIDKDFGIQALDAPGGEFTGGWQNIPVGGLNDFNPSFFVVTGVTIGEDGVIEQPTQAQMDRNDSLGALYEFVRPTIAPGEKLLIRALNASYCTTVWRFPTSIDGWVTAVDARTLGRDSAANPKHRFGKYSQAFRLSDLPLVDGHRQFTLMTAQRWDILIDQGSATTHQVLVEFRHWLNYELVLHTAILPVTVGQTG; the protein is encoded by the coding sequence ATGGCAACCATTCCACGTGATCTAGGCAGCCCTTTCAACCCCGATGACCCCATTGATCGTGCCGAGTTTGAGGGTTTTGCGGCTGATGTGCCCAATACCCGCACAATGATTCAGGCGGTTCAGACTCCCCCTGCAATCCCCAATGCCAACAGTGTGCGGGCGCACAAACTTTTCCATCCGAATTTTATTGCGTTGTTGCAAGACCTGCCTAACGATGCCGACTTCCCAACGCCCGATGAAGTGGTGGCCGATGTCATCCTGTCGCGCTCCGGGCGGCGGCGTGATGCGGATATTTTCCCCCCCAACGATCCCAACGCCAACAACGGCATCCGCGTCTGGAGTTTTCGGGACGATGAGGATCTTTTGCCGGATCGCTGGCCGGCTCCCACGATCCGCGTGCGGGAAGGCGACATCGTGCACACCCGCATGAGTAACAGCCACGGGCCCCACAGCATTCATCATCACGGCATCGAGCCGACCCCGGTTAATGACGGCGTCGGCCATCTGACCATGGAAATCGGTGGACCCCATGATGCCGAAGACGGGGGCGGCGAATATCTCTATCAATGGAAGGCCGCCGAGGCCGGCACCTATTTCTATCACTGCCATCGCAATACGGTGCTGCACTTTGAGTTGGGTATGTACGGCCCGCTCATTGTCGATGCCCTAGAGCCTCCCGGCGAAACCGAGCTTGTTGCTCCTTACGCGGATGGCGGCCCCGGTTACACCCTGCTGGAAAACGCGCCGACGCGCTACGACAAGGAGACCTTCTGGGTAGTCGATGATATCGATCTGCGCTGGCATGGTGTCGAAGGGGACAACATCGACAAAGATTTCGGTATTCAGGCGCTGGATGCTCCCGGGGGAGAATTCACCGGCGGCTGGCAGAATATCCCTGTAGGAGGGTTGAACGATTTCAACCCGAGTTTCTTCGTGGTGACCGGGGTGACCATCGGCGAAGACGGAGTAATCGAGCAGCCAACCCAGGCGCAGATGGACAGAAACGACTCTTTGGGCGCGCTCTATGAATTCGTCCGCCCCACCATCGCCCCCGGCGAGAAACTGCTGATCCGTGCTCTCAACGCCAGCTATTGCACAACCGTTTGGCGTTTTCCGACCAGCATCGACGGTTGGGTGACGGCCGTGGATGCCCGCACCCTGGGACGCGATAGCGCGGCCAACCCCAAGCATCGTTTCGGCAAGTACTCCCAGGCATTCCGTCTCTCCGATCTGCCCCTGGTGGATGGCCATCGTCAGTTCACCCTGATGACGGCGCAGCGTTGGGACATTCTGATTGACCAGGGCAGCGCCACCACGCACCAGGTGTTGGTGGAATTCCGTCATTGGCTGAATTATGAATTGGTTTTACACACGGCGATCTTGCCCGTCACAGTTGGGCAAACCGGCTAA
- a CDS encoding cytochrome-c peroxidase: MKQRLFLIFLLPALVLAGPFTALPTMAQQTAFAPFNVPVPEPRNLDMYVADRATAIQLGKALFWDMQLGSDGMTACATCHHHAGTDSRVRNTLHPGVDGQFEDGRANTELRIEDFPFVQFAEPDSELSARTVRRDDRVGTQGVNRTRLLGIVEGQAEEPGVHVRDNTFAHNARNVRQNTPRTAPTVINAVFNFANFLDGRAHPFFNGVDPFGPLNQNPDAVVYINEGGSLRAQSLVDDLSSDYALDNASLASQSVGPPLDTGEMSWIGRTWPDVGKKMLSLRPLAKQQVHPQDSALSDLRHSSGRGLDTTYGDLVRATFHPEFWNGPDPEGGYSHMEQNFSLFFGLAVQLYQATLIADRTPFDLWNLDPDNNPLPESAEAGRILFFDTLGCTACHVGPEMTGASVSFAREEGIIETMRMGNNEFGNYDIGFYNIGVTPTNDDLGRGGNAPPSITLENGERMPLAFSHHYFIGEAVLGFPPLGQPGCINDFQDEPPTICDEISVDTTRVAVDGAFKTPGLRNVELTGPYMHDGGMATLMQVVDFYARGGNFHQENLADLDPEMNPLGALQGPAGSPGAENRQALVDFMLALTDERVRFARAPFDHPELRIPDGHVDVVPGNPKRTRILADNTETIPAVGAAGRTEPLRPFLAPDDYDHQQNRAFHYLR, translated from the coding sequence ATGAAGCAACGCCTGTTTTTGATTTTTCTTCTCCCCGCTCTGGTCTTGGCAGGCCCCTTTACAGCCCTTCCAACCATGGCCCAGCAGACCGCGTTCGCGCCCTTCAACGTGCCGGTGCCCGAGCCGCGCAACCTCGACATGTATGTCGCCGACCGCGCCACGGCCATCCAGCTGGGCAAGGCGCTGTTCTGGGATATGCAGCTGGGCAGCGACGGCATGACCGCCTGCGCTACCTGTCACCACCATGCCGGCACCGACAGCCGGGTGCGCAACACCCTGCACCCCGGCGTCGACGGCCAGTTTGAGGACGGGCGGGCCAACACGGAGCTGCGCATCGAAGATTTCCCCTTTGTGCAGTTTGCCGAGCCGGACAGTGAACTGTCCGCGCGCACCGTGCGGCGCGATGATCGCGTCGGGACCCAGGGTGTGAACCGCACCCGTCTGCTCGGCATCGTCGAGGGGCAGGCGGAAGAGCCGGGCGTGCATGTGCGCGACAACACCTTTGCGCACAACGCGCGCAACGTGCGGCAGAACACTCCGCGTACCGCGCCCACTGTCATCAATGCGGTGTTCAACTTCGCGAACTTTTTGGACGGCCGCGCTCACCCCTTTTTCAATGGGGTCGACCCCTTCGGGCCGCTTAATCAGAACCCTGATGCGGTGGTGTACATCAATGAGGGCGGCAGCCTGCGCGCGCAAAGCCTGGTGGATGATCTGAGCTCGGATTATGCCCTCGACAATGCCAGTCTGGCCTCCCAATCGGTCGGACCGCCCCTGGATACGGGCGAAATGTCGTGGATCGGTCGCACCTGGCCCGATGTGGGCAAAAAGATGCTGTCGCTGCGCCCGCTGGCCAAACAGCAGGTCCATCCCCAGGATAGCGCTCTGAGCGATTTGCGGCACAGCAGCGGTCGGGGCCTGGATACCACTTACGGGGACCTGGTCCGTGCCACGTTTCACCCCGAATTCTGGAACGGTCCCGACCCTGAGGGCGGCTACAGCCACATGGAGCAGAACTTCTCGCTGTTCTTCGGGCTGGCCGTGCAGCTTTATCAGGCGACACTCATCGCCGACCGCACCCCTTTTGACCTGTGGAATCTCGACCCCGACAACAACCCTCTGCCGGAAAGTGCAGAAGCCGGCCGCATCCTCTTTTTCGACACCCTGGGCTGCACCGCCTGCCATGTCGGCCCGGAGATGACCGGCGCCTCGGTGAGCTTCGCCCGCGAGGAAGGCATCATCGAAACCATGCGCATGGGCAACAACGAATTTGGCAATTACGACATCGGTTTCTACAACATCGGGGTGACGCCGACCAATGACGACCTCGGGCGCGGCGGCAATGCGCCCCCAAGCATCACCTTGGAAAATGGCGAGCGCATGCCCCTGGCCTTCAGCCATCATTATTTTATCGGTGAAGCAGTGCTCGGTTTTCCGCCTCTGGGACAGCCCGGCTGCATCAACGATTTTCAGGACGAGCCACCCACGATCTGCGACGAGATTTCGGTCGATACCACCCGGGTCGCCGTTGACGGCGCTTTCAAAACTCCGGGCCTGCGCAACGTCGAGCTGACCGGCCCCTACATGCACGACGGCGGAATGGCCACCCTCATGCAGGTGGTGGATTTCTACGCGCGCGGCGGAAATTTTCATCAGGAAAACCTGGCCGATCTCGATCCCGAAATGAATCCTTTGGGTGCTTTGCAGGGTCCAGCGGGTTCGCCAGGGGCTGAGAACCGGCAGGCGCTGGTGGATTTCATGCTCGCCCTGACCGACGAGCGGGTGCGTTTTGCGCGCGCCCCCTTCGATCACCCGGAGCTGCGAATCCCCGACGGCCATGTGGATGTGGTGCCCGGCAACCCCAAGCGCACCCGTATTCTGGCGGACAATACGGAGACCATACCGGCTGTGGGAGCGGCTGGGCGCACGGAGCCTTTGCGCCCCTTCCTGGCACCGGACGATTACGATCATCAGCAAAATCGCGCTTTTCATTATTTGCGATAG
- a CDS encoding Ig-like domain-containing protein, with translation MLKKLRLMFLVAVLGLAWAVAAPVGAQSLSEVGPPIAPHGYPAYFGDSNGLNLELCLPDPAGYSTRPDLCVFDPLDVENPLIVAGESFWWLANASVPMPGGGEALLTLAVEATFGGDHNPINGNQITFARTRIRIDTPVAGTYVVTHPYGEITFEDVAADDRGINYTSDIGSTNFRDVAGAYAGTLDGGIGPFLTWPGYADNPALQVRDPETDEVLEQYIGDPNVPSLLTDGTDRPIVFRIEGPEFNGQPIVVETNQFLLMGKVLSIPLDQLDPLAEELVHEFPPVPDPNLFAVGPVNRAVPFNATSVADPFLHPEGLITGVEHAYPKGLPLWYQEDDGIPEGGLQLTLCPPFDPMCIGDPIDTSDPTQVEFGTGGEQFWFLAVAEERVGDLRYLLTLAVEATFGGDHEIVDGNQIAFGRERIRIDTDVAGTYRVTHPYGQRIFENVGVDSRAINFTSDIGIADPADPDGAFVGTLYSDIGPTFLTWPEFDPTLQNPPAALVKTIQVPDPDNLEQTVARDVHYIGDPAELSPVVGGTFVVPGSTEPVDYFLVERLISGTPENGTWQEVIKTSDFSVMGKIYHPETFAAYNLVAEVGAPVAQSFPVTLDLNEASAAVITVINQDSNVEGESTINIVSPPLEGIAVSDNNAGTITYTPSADFALVGGVDQFNYSITADNGTSNIASVTVTVIPVTPQEVVTINKARLSLNKLRWDISGGSNMPGTTLTVYPGVQASGEAIGTVVVANNGKWRLRATTTNNANVTSISIGSSTGEEFNNLPLDVR, from the coding sequence ATGTTGAAGAAATTACGCTTGATGTTTCTGGTTGCGGTGCTCGGCCTGGCTTGGGCCGTCGCTGCACCGGTCGGGGCGCAAAGTCTGTCCGAGGTTGGGCCACCCATCGCACCTCATGGCTATCCGGCCTATTTTGGTGATTCCAACGGTTTGAATTTGGAACTCTGTCTTCCTGATCCGGCCGGTTATTCGACCCGTCCGGATCTGTGTGTCTTCGATCCCCTCGATGTGGAAAATCCCCTGATCGTCGCAGGAGAGAGCTTCTGGTGGCTGGCAAATGCATCGGTGCCCATGCCTGGTGGCGGCGAAGCGCTTTTGACGCTGGCGGTGGAGGCGACTTTCGGTGGTGACCACAATCCCATCAACGGCAATCAGATCACTTTTGCCCGGACGCGCATTCGTATCGACACACCCGTTGCCGGAACCTATGTCGTGACCCATCCCTATGGCGAAATCACTTTTGAAGACGTGGCGGCGGATGATCGCGGCATTAACTACACCTCCGACATCGGCTCCACCAATTTTCGCGATGTGGCCGGTGCGTATGCCGGTACGCTCGACGGCGGCATCGGGCCTTTTCTGACCTGGCCGGGCTATGCTGACAATCCGGCTCTTCAGGTGCGCGATCCAGAGACCGATGAAGTTCTCGAGCAGTATATCGGTGACCCCAACGTGCCCAGCCTTCTGACCGATGGGACGGATCGGCCGATTGTTTTCCGCATTGAGGGCCCCGAATTCAACGGCCAGCCGATTGTGGTCGAAACGAACCAGTTTCTCCTCATGGGCAAGGTGCTGAGCATCCCTTTGGATCAACTTGATCCCCTGGCGGAAGAGCTTGTCCATGAATTTCCTCCCGTACCGGACCCCAATCTCTTCGCCGTGGGGCCGGTGAACCGAGCTGTACCTTTCAATGCGACCAGCGTGGCCGATCCATTCCTCCATCCCGAGGGGTTGATCACTGGTGTTGAGCACGCTTATCCGAAAGGACTTCCCCTTTGGTACCAGGAAGATGATGGGATTCCCGAGGGTGGTCTGCAACTGACCCTTTGCCCGCCCTTTGATCCCATGTGCATCGGTGATCCCATCGACACCAGCGACCCGACTCAGGTCGAGTTTGGCACTGGGGGTGAGCAGTTCTGGTTTCTTGCCGTAGCCGAGGAGAGGGTCGGCGACCTTCGCTATCTCTTGACGCTGGCCGTTGAGGCCACTTTCGGTGGCGACCACGAAATTGTCGATGGCAATCAGATTGCCTTCGGTCGTGAGCGTATCCGCATCGACACGGATGTTGCAGGCACCTACCGGGTGACCCACCCCTATGGTCAGCGGATTTTTGAAAATGTCGGTGTTGACAGCAGAGCGATCAATTTCACCTCGGATATCGGCATCGCCGATCCGGCCGACCCCGATGGCGCTTTTGTCGGGACATTGTACAGCGATATCGGGCCGACCTTTTTGACCTGGCCGGAGTTTGATCCGACATTGCAGAATCCCCCCGCGGCCCTTGTAAAAACGATTCAGGTTCCCGACCCTGACAACCTTGAGCAAACTGTTGCCCGCGATGTTCACTACATCGGCGATCCGGCAGAGCTGTCGCCGGTGGTCGGTGGTACCTTTGTGGTTCCTGGGTCAACCGAGCCGGTTGATTATTTCCTGGTGGAGCGCCTGATAAGTGGCACCCCAGAAAATGGGACCTGGCAAGAGGTGATCAAGACGTCTGACTTTTCCGTCATGGGCAAGATCTATCACCCGGAAACCTTCGCGGCTTACAACCTTGTTGCGGAAGTTGGCGCACCTGTGGCGCAATCTTTTCCAGTTACATTGGACCTCAATGAGGCATCTGCCGCGGTCATCACTGTGATTAACCAAGACAGCAATGTCGAGGGCGAATCGACGATCAATATCGTGTCGCCGCCTTTGGAAGGAATTGCAGTTTCCGACAATAACGCAGGCACCATTACCTATACGCCCTCGGCAGATTTTGCCCTGGTGGGCGGCGTTGATCAGTTCAACTACAGCATCACCGCTGACAACGGCACCTCCAATATTGCATCGGTTACCGTGACGGTGATCCCCGTGACCCCGCAAGAAGTCGTCACGATCAACAAGGCGCGCCTTTCCTTGAACAAGCTGCGTTGGGACATTTCCGGGGGCAGCAACATGCCGGGCACGACGCTGACCGTCTACCCCGGAGTACAAGCGTCCGGGGAGGCCATCGGCACCGTAGTGGTCGCTAACAACGGCAAATGGCGCTTGCGTGCAACAACCACCAACAATGCCAACGTCACCAGCATCAGCATCGGCTCCTCGACGGGCGAAGAATTCAACAACCTGCCCCTCGACGTGCGTTGA